The following coding sequences are from one Novosphingobium sp. KACC 22771 window:
- a CDS encoding response regulator transcription factor: protein MVSGHILLVDDEVGIVTALRPALRAVGHEVTVASDGTAALASFLLADPDVVLLDLGLPDMDGKQVIRKIRETSSTPIIVISARHQEAEKIAALDEGADDYVDKPFVLGELLARVRSALRRRQHLIEVPEGLDLGHLSIDFGTREVRLRGDLIKLSPKEYNLLRMLADSAGQVVTQKRLLAAGWGRSEADPQYLRVYIGMLRQKLEINPSDPQMILTEPGVGYRLLVPASA, encoded by the coding sequence ATGGTTAGCGGTCATATCTTGCTGGTGGATGATGAAGTGGGCATCGTGACGGCGCTGCGCCCGGCCCTGCGCGCGGTGGGCCATGAGGTAACCGTGGCCAGCGATGGCACGGCGGCTCTGGCCAGCTTCCTGCTGGCCGATCCCGATGTGGTGCTGCTCGATCTGGGCCTGCCCGACATGGACGGCAAGCAGGTGATCCGCAAGATCCGCGAGACATCCTCGACCCCGATCATCGTCATCTCCGCCCGCCATCAGGAGGCCGAGAAAATCGCCGCGCTGGACGAAGGGGCCGATGATTACGTCGACAAGCCCTTTGTGCTGGGCGAATTGCTGGCGCGGGTGCGCTCGGCGCTGCGGCGGCGGCAGCATCTGATCGAGGTGCCCGAGGGGCTGGATCTGGGCCATCTGAGCATTGATTTCGGCACGCGCGAGGTGCGCCTGCGCGGCGATCTCATCAAGCTTTCGCCCAAGGAATACAACCTGTTGCGCATGCTGGCCGACAGCGCGGGGCAGGTGGTGACGCAAAAACGCCTGCTGGCCGCGGGATGGGGGCGATCAGAGGCCGATCCGCAATATCTGCGCGTCTATATCGGCATGCTGCGGCAAAAGCTGGAGATCAATCCGTCCGATCCGCAAATGATCCTGACCGAACCGGGCGTGGGTTATCGCCTGCTGGTGCCTGCCTCGGCTTGA
- a CDS encoding sensor histidine kinase, whose product MNGPLSLDLKAVTQPERPAIRGERLRAHAIWPYLASLGLVAGFSLVGILLNPWLGEGYASLVFVVGVSMVGALYGLMPSLLCALLSSLLFDFFVSEPVFELAISRTTDLAPPVVFALCAVISGLLSGRLRDEATRANRSNQQLASLLSLSRQLQSASSDEAVYEILCESLLTGGPEGGIGLYRMTDGRAVAVGASAQRSEWIALAKAAMLWEPEWLEDEHLIACRLLAGEHCVGAMVVDRVTARARGIGLMLAQGRMAALALERIDLSLRLSEAHAHARTEELKSALLSSVSHDLRSPLTAISASAASLLHFGPQFDPETSRELLDGIVKEAARLNDLTTNLLQMTRLEAGEEGLSWSLLPVGESLRAIMGRVQMHRQTHPMTLHMPPQELLVRTDATLFDLAVTNVLQNAIRYSPPGRPITIACMPEGPWCHIAISDEGLGIPPAEQERVFDRFYRLARDARVPQGSGLGLAIVRGFVQASGGRITLESPLRDGQGTRITIILPLMEQEQGRLADEDEDEISANLADDADDRAPGAAGMKA is encoded by the coding sequence GTGAATGGCCCCCTTTCTCTTGACCTCAAGGCTGTGACCCAGCCCGAGCGCCCCGCGATCAGGGGCGAAAGGCTGCGCGCGCATGCCATTTGGCCCTATCTGGCCTCGCTGGGGCTGGTGGCGGGCTTTTCCCTTGTCGGTATCCTGCTCAATCCATGGCTGGGCGAGGGCTATGCCTCGCTGGTCTTTGTGGTGGGCGTTTCGATGGTGGGGGCGCTCTATGGGCTGATGCCCTCGCTGCTTTGCGCGCTGCTCTCCTCGCTGCTGTTCGACTTTTTCGTGTCCGAGCCGGTCTTCGAACTGGCGATCAGCCGGACCACCGATCTTGCCCCGCCGGTGGTCTTTGCCCTCTGCGCGGTGATTTCGGGCCTGCTTTCGGGCCGCCTGCGCGATGAGGCAACCAGAGCCAATCGCTCCAACCAGCAATTGGCCAGCCTGCTCTCGCTTTCACGCCAATTGCAGAGCGCCAGCAGCGACGAGGCCGTTTATGAGATCCTGTGCGAAAGTCTGCTGACCGGGGGGCCGGAAGGCGGCATCGGCCTCTATCGCATGACCGATGGACGCGCGGTTGCCGTAGGGGCCAGCGCGCAAAGGTCGGAATGGATCGCTCTGGCCAAGGCCGCGATGCTGTGGGAGCCGGAATGGCTGGAGGATGAGCATCTGATCGCCTGCCGGTTGCTGGCGGGCGAACATTGCGTGGGGGCGATGGTGGTGGACCGCGTGACGGCGCGCGCGCGCGGCATCGGCCTGATGCTGGCGCAGGGGCGGATGGCGGCGCTGGCGCTTGAACGGATTGACCTGTCGCTGCGCCTGTCCGAGGCCCATGCCCATGCCCGCACCGAGGAGCTGAAATCCGCGCTGCTCTCCTCGGTCAGCCATGATCTGCGCAGCCCCCTGACCGCGATCAGCGCCTCGGCCGCCAGCCTTTTGCATTTCGGCCCGCAATTCGATCCGGAGACTTCGCGTGAATTGCTCGACGGCATTGTCAAGGAAGCGGCAAGGCTCAATGACCTGACCACCAATCTGCTCCAGATGACGCGGCTGGAGGCGGGCGAGGAGGGGTTGAGCTGGTCGCTGCTGCCCGTCGGCGAGAGTTTGCGCGCGATCATGGGCCGGGTTCAAATGCATCGCCAGACCCATCCGATGACGCTGCACATGCCGCCGCAGGAATTGCTGGTGCGCACCGATGCCACGCTGTTCGATCTGGCCGTGACCAATGTGCTGCAAAACGCGATCCGCTACAGTCCGCCGGGCCGGCCGATCACCATCGCCTGCATGCCCGAGGGCCCCTGGTGCCATATTGCGATCAGCGACGAGGGCCTGGGCATCCCCCCCGCCGAGCAGGAAAGGGTGTTTGACCGCTTCTATCGACTTGCGCGCGACGCCCGTGTGCCGCAAGGCTCGGGGCTTGGGCTGGCCATCGTGCGCGGCTTTGTTCAGGCATCGGGCGGCAGGATTACACTTGAATCGCCGCTGCGCGATGGGCAGGGAACGCGCATCACCATTATCCTGCCCCTGATGGAGCAGGAGCAGGGCCGGTTGGCCGATGAGGATGAGGACGAAATTAGCGCCAATTTGGCGGATGACGCGGATGATCGGGCGCCGGGCGCGGCAGGCATGAAGGCATAA
- a CDS encoding MFS transporter, whose amino-acid sequence MTTSVSNGVAAGVVSGHAGHSDHVSPGEIAIGVIIGRTSEFFDFFVYAIASVLVFPSFFFPFTDAYTGTLYSFAIFPLAFVARPLGTFVFMTIDRLYGRTAKLAIALFLLGGSTAAISFLPGYATLGTTSIALLALFRLGQGFALGGSWDGLASLLALNAPRDRRGWFAMVPQLGAPLGLIVASSMFAFFVSSLPTEDFLSWGWRFPFFVAFAINVVALFARLRLVESPEFVRLFESRDLQPEKAIVTIQQEGRTILIGALAPLASFALFHMVTVFPLSYVMLNTPERPASFLIIETGAAMIGVMAIIVSGYMADRFGRRAVLGASAAAIAAFSGFAPQLLGQGTGGEVAFMTIGFAILGISFGQSSGAVASSFSTQHRYTGSALTSDIAWLVGAAFAPLIALKLATTYGLISSGAYLLSGAAATLIALWANRELAGNRNNAMTTMSMAV is encoded by the coding sequence ATGACCACCTCCGTTTCAAACGGGGTGGCCGCAGGGGTCGTTTCGGGCCATGCCGGCCATTCCGATCACGTCTCTCCCGGTGAAATCGCCATTGGCGTAATTATCGGCAGAACTTCGGAATTCTTTGACTTTTTCGTCTATGCCATCGCCTCGGTGCTGGTGTTTCCAAGCTTCTTTTTCCCTTTCACCGATGCCTATACCGGCACGCTCTATTCCTTCGCGATCTTTCCGCTGGCCTTTGTCGCGCGGCCTTTGGGCACCTTTGTGTTCATGACCATCGACCGACTCTATGGCCGCACTGCAAAACTGGCGATCGCGCTGTTCCTGCTGGGCGGATCGACGGCGGCCATTTCCTTCCTGCCGGGCTATGCCACGCTGGGCACAACCTCCATCGCGCTGCTCGCCTTGTTCCGACTGGGTCAGGGTTTCGCTCTGGGCGGCAGCTGGGATGGTCTGGCCTCGCTGCTGGCGCTCAATGCGCCGCGTGATCGCCGGGGCTGGTTCGCCATGGTGCCGCAATTGGGCGCGCCGCTGGGGCTGATCGTGGCTTCTTCCATGTTCGCCTTCTTCGTCTCGTCGCTGCCCACCGAGGATTTCCTGAGCTGGGGCTGGCGCTTCCCCTTCTTCGTGGCCTTTGCGATTAACGTGGTGGCGCTCTTTGCCCGCCTGCGTCTGGTCGAATCGCCCGAATTCGTCCGCCTGTTCGAAAGCCGCGACCTGCAGCCGGAAAAGGCCATCGTCACCATCCAGCAGGAAGGGCGCACCATCCTGATCGGCGCGCTGGCGCCTTTGGCCAGCTTTGCGCTGTTCCACATGGTCACGGTGTTTCCGCTCTCCTATGTGATGCTCAACACGCCTGAACGCCCTGCCTCGTTCCTGATTATCGAAACGGGCGCGGCCATGATCGGCGTCATGGCGATCATCGTCTCGGGCTATATGGCGGATCGCTTCGGGCGCCGCGCGGTGCTGGGCGCTTCGGCGGCGGCGATTGCGGCTTTCTCCGGCTTTGCCCCGCAATTGCTGGGTCAGGGCACCGGGGGTGAGGTCGCCTTCATGACCATCGGTTTTGCCATTCTGGGCATCTCGTTTGGCCAGTCCTCGGGCGCGGTGGCGTCGAGCTTCTCGACCCAGCATCGCTATACGGGCTCGGCGCTGACCAGTGACATCGCATGGCTGGTGGGGGCCGCCTTCGCGCCGCTGATCGCGCTGAAACTGGCCACCACCTATGGGCTGATTTCGTCGGGGGCCTATCTGCTTTCTGGCGCTGCGGCCACGCTGATCGCGCTGTGGGCCAATCGCGAACTGGCGGGCAATCGCAACAATGCGATGACCACCATGTCGATGGCGGTTTAA
- the cyoA gene encoding ubiquinol oxidase subunit II — translation MSTQPTLFRHASRLGSLVSLASLSACSPVVLNPAGDIAKQEASLVVTATLLMLIIIIPVMALTVYFAWKYREKAGARYEPEWHHSTQLELVIWAAPLMIIIALGSLTWVTTHTLDPFRPVSRIAEGKPLAANAKPLEIQVVALDWKWLFIYPEQKIASVNELALPVDRPVHFSISASSVMNSFYIPALAGQIYAMPAMTSELNAVLNKTGTFDGFSANYSGSGFSHMRFKTHGLTEADFDQWVANIAKGGDKDSAGALDTVAYLQLEQPSEKEPVRHFASVDDGLFDKIVNLCVRPGKMCLKDMMALDARGGTGKAGIYNVAALTYDKNGRETTIPVIPGRAAAQADARTKAFVRAICVPDGVKTPVPASAAKLSLAAPARTPLS, via the coding sequence ATGAGCACGCAACCCACCCTTTTCCGCCATGCGAGCCGGCTCGGCAGCCTTGTCAGCCTCGCCTCGCTCTCCGCCTGTAGCCCGGTGGTGCTGAACCCCGCGGGCGACATCGCCAAACAGGAAGCCAGCCTGGTGGTCACGGCCACCCTGCTGATGCTGATCATCATCATTCCGGTGATGGCGTTGACCGTTTATTTCGCATGGAAATATCGCGAAAAGGCCGGTGCGCGCTATGAGCCCGAATGGCACCATTCGACCCAGCTCGAACTGGTGATCTGGGCCGCGCCGCTGATGATCATCATCGCGCTCGGTTCGCTGACCTGGGTGACCACCCATACGCTCGATCCGTTCCGTCCGGTCTCGCGCATTGCCGAGGGCAAGCCCCTTGCTGCGAATGCGAAGCCGCTCGAAATCCAGGTCGTCGCGCTCGACTGGAAGTGGCTGTTTATTTACCCCGAGCAGAAAATCGCCTCGGTCAATGAATTGGCTCTGCCGGTGGATCGCCCGGTGCATTTCAGCATCTCGGCCTCCTCGGTCATGAACTCCTTCTACATCCCCGCCCTTGCCGGCCAGATCTATGCCATGCCCGCGATGACGAGCGAGTTGAACGCCGTGCTGAACAAGACCGGCACGTTCGATGGCTTCTCGGCCAATTATTCGGGTTCGGGCTTCTCGCACATGCGTTTCAAGACCCATGGCCTGACCGAAGCCGATTTTGACCAGTGGGTCGCCAACATCGCCAAGGGTGGCGATAAGGACAGCGCCGGTGCGCTCGACACCGTGGCCTATCTCCAGCTGGAACAGCCCAGCGAAAAGGAGCCGGTCCGTCACTTTGCCTCGGTGGATGATGGCCTGTTCGACAAGATCGTCAACCTCTGTGTTCGTCCCGGCAAGATGTGCCTCAAAGACATGATGGCGCTGGACGCTCGTGGCGGCACCGGCAAGGCAGGCATCTATAATGTCGCCGCGCTGACCTATGACAAGAATGGCCGCGAAACGACCATCCCGGTCATCCCCGGTCGCGCCGCAGCGCAGGCCGATGCCCGCACCAAGGCTTTCGTGCGCGCGATCTGCGTTCCCGATGGCGTGAAAACTCCCGTTCCGGCTTCGGCAGCCAAGCTTTCGCTGGCCGCCCCTGCGCGCACCCCTCTTAGCTGA
- the cyoB gene encoding cytochrome o ubiquinol oxidase subunit I → MIPTHSHWTPLLGRLGPDAIPTEPIVLATFAAVSLGGIALVAALTYFRLWSYLWKEWFTSVDHKKIGIMYMILGLVMFLRGFADAIMIRSQQALGFGGSDGYLNSHHFDQVFTAHGVIMIFFVAMPFVTGLMNYVVPLQIGARDVSFPFLNNFSFWMTAGGAVLVMLSLFVGEFARTGWLAYPPLSGLAYSPDVGVDYYIWSLQVAGVGTTLSGVNLIATIIKLRAPGMTLMRMPVFTWTALVTNILIVAVFPVLTVVLALLGLDRVFHTNFFTNDFGGSPMLYVNLIWIWGHPEVYILVLPVFGVFSEIVSTFCSKRLFGYTSMVYATCVIGILSYSVWLHHFFTMGSGASVNSFFGITTMVISIPTGAKLFNWLFTMFRGRIRFELPMMWTVAFMLTFTIGGMTGVMMAVPAADFVLHNSVFLIAHFHNVIIGGVVWGVFAAINYWWPKAFGFKLNQFWGKVSFWCWVPGFWIAFTPLYILGFMGVTRRMRVFDASFDPLRVYYWIALAGAFLIAAGIGAMLIQFAVSIWKREEYKDESGDPWGGRTLEWATSSPPPEYNFAFTPKIHDIDAWADMKAKGVARPVSGFQDIYMPQGTWAGIVLAGLSTVCGFALIWQVWWLAIVMLVGIVGTAIFHTFNYNRTFYIKADHVAEVEAARTAQLAALEKGAA, encoded by the coding sequence ATGATCCCGACCCATTCCCATTGGACACCGCTGCTGGGCCGCCTTGGCCCGGACGCGATCCCGACCGAGCCGATCGTGCTCGCCACATTTGCGGCCGTCTCGCTTGGCGGCATCGCGCTGGTGGCTGCGCTCACCTATTTCCGCCTGTGGTCCTATCTCTGGAAAGAGTGGTTCACCAGCGTCGATCACAAGAAGATCGGGATCATGTACATGATCCTGGGTCTGGTCATGTTCCTGCGCGGTTTTGCCGACGCGATCATGATCCGCAGCCAGCAGGCGCTGGGCTTCGGCGGCTCTGACGGCTATCTGAACAGCCATCACTTCGATCAGGTGTTCACCGCCCACGGCGTCATCATGATCTTCTTTGTGGCGATGCCTTTCGTCACGGGCCTGATGAACTATGTCGTGCCGCTGCAGATCGGCGCGCGCGACGTGTCCTTCCCCTTCCTGAACAACTTCTCGTTCTGGATGACGGCGGGCGGCGCGGTGCTGGTCATGCTCTCGCTGTTTGTGGGCGAATTCGCGCGCACCGGCTGGCTGGCCTATCCCCCGCTCTCGGGGCTGGCCTACAGTCCCGATGTCGGCGTGGATTACTATATCTGGTCGCTTCAGGTGGCCGGTGTCGGCACCACGCTTTCGGGCGTCAACCTGATCGCCACGATCATCAAGCTGCGCGCCCCCGGCATGACCCTGATGCGCATGCCGGTCTTCACCTGGACCGCGCTGGTCACCAACATCCTGATCGTTGCCGTGTTCCCCGTGCTGACCGTCGTTCTGGCCCTGCTGGGTCTGGACCGCGTGTTCCACACCAACTTCTTCACCAATGACTTCGGCGGCTCGCCGATGCTCTATGTCAACCTGATCTGGATCTGGGGCCACCCCGAGGTTTACATTCTGGTGCTGCCGGTTTTCGGCGTGTTCTCGGAAATCGTCTCGACCTTCTGTTCGAAGCGCCTGTTCGGCTATACCTCGATGGTTTACGCCACCTGCGTCATCGGCATCCTGTCCTACTCGGTCTGGCTCCACCACTTCTTCACCATGGGTTCGGGCGCGTCCGTGAACTCGTTCTTCGGCATCACCACCATGGTGATCTCGATCCCCACCGGGGCCAAGCTGTTCAACTGGCTCTTCACAATGTTCCGCGGCCGCATCCGGTTTGAACTGCCGATGATGTGGACCGTCGCCTTCATGCTCACCTTCACCATCGGCGGCATGACCGGCGTGATGATGGCTGTGCCCGCCGCCGACTTCGTGCTGCACAACTCGGTGTTCCTGATCGCCCACTTCCATAACGTCATCATCGGCGGCGTGGTCTGGGGCGTGTTTGCCGCAATCAACTACTGGTGGCCCAAGGCTTTCGGCTTCAAGCTGAACCAGTTCTGGGGCAAGGTGTCGTTCTGGTGCTGGGTTCCGGGCTTCTGGATCGCCTTCACCCCGCTCTATATCCTTGGCTTCATGGGCGTGACGCGTCGTATGCGCGTGTTCGACGCCAGCTTTGATCCGCTGCGTGTCTATTACTGGATCGCGCTGGCCGGCGCCTTCCTGATCGCGGCCGGTATCGGCGCAATGCTGATCCAGTTCGCCGTGTCGATCTGGAAGCGTGAAGAATACAAGGACGAAAGCGGCGACCCGTGGGGCGGCCGTACTCTGGAATGGGCGACCTCCTCGCCTCCGCCGGAATACAACTTCGCCTTCACGCCCAAGATCCACGACATCGACGCCTGGGCCGACATGAAGGCCAAGGGTGTTGCCCGCCCGGTCAGCGGCTTCCAGGACATCTACATGCCTCAGGGCACCTGGGCCGGTATCGTGCTGGCGGGTCTGTCGACGGTCTGCGGTTTCGCGCTGATCTGGCAGGTCTGGTGGCTGGCCATCGTGATGCTGGTGGGTATCGTGGGCACCGCGATCTTCCACACCTTCAACTACAACCGCACCTTCTATATCAAGGCCGACCATGTCGCCGAGGTTGAAGCTGCGCGCACGGCCCAGTTGGCCGCGCTGGAAAAGGGAGCCGCGTAA
- the cyoC gene encoding cytochrome o ubiquinol oxidase subunit III gives MASTNLTEQYYDLHEHAHPDGYSTTLGFWIYLMSDCLIFGMLFATFAVLGGNYAGGPAPKDLFDLPLVALNTSLLLFSSITYGFAMIAMQNGSKKGLIGWLILTLCFGLGFLSIELYEFHHLIEEGAGPQRSAFLSAFFTLVGTHGLHVTFGSIWLVTLLFQVGKHGLTEANKRRLSCLSLFWHFLDVVWIGVFTFVYLMGVLR, from the coding sequence ATGGCGAGCACCAACCTTACCGAGCAGTATTACGATCTGCACGAACACGCCCACCCAGACGGCTACAGCACCACGCTGGGCTTCTGGATCTACCTGATGAGCGACTGCCTCATCTTCGGCATGCTGTTTGCCACCTTTGCGGTGCTGGGCGGCAATTATGCCGGAGGTCCGGCGCCCAAGGATCTGTTCGACCTGCCGCTGGTGGCGCTCAACACTTCGCTGCTGCTCTTCTCGTCGATCACCTATGGCTTTGCCATGATCGCGATGCAGAACGGCAGCAAGAAGGGCCTGATCGGCTGGCTGATCCTGACCCTGTGCTTTGGTCTGGGCTTCCTCTCGATCGAACTTTACGAATTCCATCACCTGATCGAGGAAGGCGCCGGGCCGCAGCGCAGCGCTTTCCTGTCGGCCTTCTTCACGCTGGTCGGCACCCACGGTCTGCACGTGACCTTCGGTTCGATCTGGCTGGTCACGCTGCTGTTCCAGGTGGGCAAGCATGGCCTGACCGAGGCCAACAAGCGCCGTCTGTCCTGCCTCTCGCTGTTCTGGCACTTCCTTGAC